A stretch of Fusarium poae strain DAOMC 252244 chromosome 2, whole genome shotgun sequence DNA encodes these proteins:
- a CDS encoding hypothetical protein (TransMembrane:2 (i515-537o549-567i)~BUSCO:21147at5125) translates to MSISRDFALPAEQDPSMQDDIVPSRQSQSSNTVSEEKAEQHVRYNLTLNTQNLSPAPAEPVQPVRSDTEVHREMNFSPSILRRRLTRVPTFKTVEDYDEFDTTFGDRPGWQPGSEPGYDPMLPDGGHASMPALHAACEISVIDFSQNDMVKRHFDNASFITFLDQPKEEWARCRWINVNGLSWDVIQAIGSKKGLHKLALEDLMQIRNRTKADWYPNHAFIVMTLQKLVHLVDDEDDSTDTSSTYSSKTVGALRGSFRQFWKSRKAADPEKNFESNLRAREPALDLQETGMIRTLQRYHASGNEARTEFMESHSSLAPYQMAVSAEQVSIFLTSDNTVISFFEASAGDIERPIVTRLSTPGTILRESNDASLLCQGIIDAIIDLAIPLTAIYTDIIADIELDVLTAPSISQSKKLYICISEINKMLSFLNPIDNLVNVLRDHKTSMTHEGAMKELENPTSGVIVTPMTHTYLGDVLDHCIMITEALQQLKQSSDNLINLIFNTISAHQNESMKQLTTVTIIFLPLTFITGFFGQNFAEEGFPEIHHGIWYFWACAVPTVVATILILMREMIYNWLIRLVQRRHILTLRKKKKRSKQQKFKLKV, encoded by the exons ATGTCGATTTCACGAGACTTCGCTCTCCCAGCGGAGCAAGACCCTTCGATGCAGGATGATATAGTGCCCAGTCGTCAAAGCCAATCCTCCAATACCGTTTCCGAAGAAAAGGCCGAGCAACATGTCCGCTATAACCTCACTCTTAACACCCAGAACCTCTCTCCAGCCCCGGCCGAGCCTGTGCAACCAGTGCGATCCGATACCGAAGTCCATCGCGAGATGAATTTCTCACCTTCGATATTGCGACGCCGACTAACTCGTGTTCCGACATTCAAGACGGTTGAGGACTACGATGAGTTTGACACCACATTTGGCGATCGCCCAGGATGGCAACCCGGTTCCGAGCCTGGCTACGATCCCATGCTCCCTGATGGAGGGCACGCGTCTATGCCTGCGCTCCATGCCGCTTGCGAAATCTCCGTTATCGACTTTTCGCAAAACGATATGGTCAAGCGCCACTTCGATAATGCGAGTTTCATCACCTTTCTGGACCAACCCAAGGAGGAATGGGCGAGATGTCGATGGATCAACGTCAACGGGCTCAGTTGGGATGTCATTCAGGCCATTGGCAGCAAAAAAGGCTTGCATAAGCTGGCTCTGGAGGATTTGATGCAAATAAGAAATCGAACCAAGGCCGACTGGTATCCAAATCATGCATTTATCGTTATGACGCTACAAAAACTGGTTCATCTGgttgacgacgaagacgattcGACCGATACTAGTAGTACTTACTCGTCAAAGACTGTGGGCGCCTTGAGAGGATCATTTAGGCAATTCTGGAAAAGTCGCAAGGCGGCAGACCCTGAAAAGAATTTCGAAAGCAATCTACGGGCTCGGGAACCAGCATTGGATCTACAAGAAACTGGCATGATACGAACTCTACAGCGATACCATGCTTCTGGGAATGAAGCGCGAACAGAATTTATGGAGAGCCACTCCTCCCTTGCGCCTTATCAGATGGCTGTTTCAGCAGAGCAGGTCTCTATCTTTCTGACATCAGACAACACTGTTATTTCCTTCTTTGAGGCCTCGGCCGGCGACATCGAGCGGCCCATCGTGACTCGTCTCAGCACCCCGGGTACAATTCTCCGTGAGTCTAATGACGCATCTCTGTTGTGTCAAGGCATAATTGATGCTATCATCGATCTCGCCATTCCCCTGACAGCCATCTATACGGATATCATCGCCGACATCGAATTGGACGTTCTTACTGCTCCGAGTATCAGCCAAAGCAAAAAGCTTTACATTTGCATcagcgagatcaacaagatgcTCAGTTTCCTGAATCCAATCGACAACCTGGTCAATGTCCTTCGCGATCACAAAACTTCCATGACCCACGAGGGCGCCATGAAGGAACTTGAGAATCCTACATCCGGTGTTATAGTGACTCCTATGACACATACCTACCTTGGTGACGTTCTTGATCACTGTATTATGATCACCGAGGCTCTCCAACAGCTCAAACAGTCATCTGATAACTTAATCAACCTCATTTTCAACACGATTTCAGCCCATCAGAACGAGTCGATGAAACAGCTCACCACAGTCACGATTAttttcttgcccttgacatTCATCACTGGTTTTTTTGGGCAGAACTTTGCCGAGGAGGGATTTCCCGAGATCCACCACGGTATCTGGTATTT CTGGGCTTGTGCTGTTCCAACTGTCGTGGCTACGATACTAATTCTCATGAGAGAAATGATCTACAACTGGCTCATTAGGCTCGTGCAGAGAAGGCATATTCTCACGCTtaggaaaaagaagaagaggtcgAAGCAGCAAAAGTTTAAGCTGAAGGTGTGA